A stretch of the Oncorhynchus clarkii lewisi isolate Uvic-CL-2024 chromosome 9, UVic_Ocla_1.0, whole genome shotgun sequence genome encodes the following:
- the LOC139417320 gene encoding PDZ domain-containing protein 4-like — MGCNMCMVQKPEEQYRIMFQKGQISNMLCSLDGEGRLKVNGKELSRLSGDTTLDVKNPLLSHVLRRGTRRRARHAGRLAGLDGTVAVTGGLTDCVDSGTQTDISFQHILTLGRTAHNPCGATPPHPSPSPPLPPILEPYLLNELLLEPEYYEPNNYFDIPQQDGDLRQDELEYEEVELYKSRQQDKLGLTVCYRTDDEEDLGIYVGEVNPNSIAAMDGRIREGDRILQINGVDIQNREEAVAILTREDSTNISLLLARPEIENDNQLDPDELELEVLDNAVHLPSPHQLRNGASVLDAEHGVMGGGGVGGRGWGHRDSPSLLHTVLSNSQELDSGVGRTDESTRNEESSEHDLLGDDQTSAPTTNATNTPGSMRRFHSGQGDRDTPPLLHGHSTEFHFSTDSLLGLDCLGGGGGGGSVDLAGERVYTADPVRMMPGLTEEECDRYRELLEIKCYYEKNGNALLLLGEHGGDGGIPLDVNRNENLMQHEMALLEEELRHLEFKCRNILRAQKMQQLRERCLKAWPLEEEEEESGAGGGAGAGRVALLVLEESCIHELSDINELPERERSDKDSTSAYNTGGESCRTTPLVTEQYPSLSAHGRSSLEGGDSASLQCRTPSRHRERGGRREERGQANLNRPYSPSSHRRGAEAKTSSPGCAKFRSLSRDGAARRGSDGGAGRPKTNGTVEGRGRGHSAENSPYLSRRHSGPRIPQRYQSCMQLRSPCTSEGLERPREGSDSPMSLGSTCKNMPSLPILPPLPLPASPRMEWKVKVRSDGSRYVAKRPVRDRLLKARAMKIREERSGMTTDDDAVSEMKMGRYWSKEERKQQLLRAREQRRRREFMMQSRLDFLRESHGGGQHGATQGQEPTTILELSHRRSQKKRSRRILDNWITIQELLAHGTRSPDGKKVYNPLLSVTTV, encoded by the exons GTGAATGGTAAAGAGCTGTCTCGTCTCTCTGGGGACACCACCCTGGATGTGAAAAACCCCCTGCTGTCTCACGTGTTAAGGAGGGGGACCCGGAGGCGGGCGAGACATGCAGGGCGACTAGCGGGGCTGGACGGGACAGTAGCAGTGACAGGGgggctgactgactgtgtggacagCGGCACTCAGACTGACATCAGCTTCCAGCACATCTTGACCCTGGGAAGGACCGCCCACAACCCATGTGGAGCCACGCCCCCTcacccttccccctctccaccGTTGCCACCCATCCTGGAACCCTACCTGCTCAATGAGCT TCTCCTAGAGCCTGAATATTATGAACCCAACAACTACTTTGACATCCCTCAGCAGGACGGGGATCTCCGACAGGATGAGTTAGAATACGAG GAGGTTGAGCTGTATAAGTCTCGTCAGCAGGACAAGCTGGGGTTAACGGTGTGCTACCGGACAGACGATGAGGAGGATCTGGGGATCTATGTGGGCGAG GTCAACCCCAATAGTATAGCTGCTATGGATGGCCGCATCCGAGAGGGGGATAGAATATTACAG ATAAACGGGGTGGACatccagaacagagaggaggCGGTGGCCATTCTTACCAGGGAGGACAGTACCAACATCTCCCTGCTCCTGGCCCGGCCCGAAATAGAG AATGACAACCAGCTGGACCCAGATGAGCTGGAGCTGGAGGTTCTGGATAATGCCGTCCATCTACCTAGCCCCCATCAGCTGAGGAACGGGGCCTCCGTGCTCGATGCAGAACATGGGGTCatgggtggtggtggggtgggagGGCGTGGGTGGGGTCACCGTGACTCTCCTAGCCTGCTCCACACGGTGCTGAGTAACAGCCAGGAGCTGGACAGCGGGGTTGGCCGTACGGACGAGAGCACCCGCAATGAGGAGTCCTCAGAACATGACCTGCTGGGAGACGACCAGACCAGTGCCCCCACCACCAACGCCACCAACACCCCCGGCAGCATGCGCAGGTTCCACTCTGGCCAGGGGGACAGGGACACCCCACCCCTGCTCCATGGTCACTCCACAGAGTTCCACTTCAGCACAGACTCTCTGCTGGGGCTGGACTGtctgggtggtggaggagggggggggagtgTTGACCTGGCAGGGGAGAGGGTCTACACAGCTGACCCAGTGAGGATGATGCCTGGACTGACGGAGGAAGAGTGCGATAGGTACAGGGAGCTCCTGGAGATCAAGTGCTACTATGAGAAGAACGGCAACGCTCTTCTGCTGCTCGGGGAGCATGGGGGCGATGGGGGGATTCCTCTAGATGTGAACAGGAATGAGAACCTGATGCAGCATGAGATGGCCCTCCTGGAAGAGGAGCTACGCCATCTGGAATTCAAGTGTCGTAACATCCTGAGGGCCCAGAAGATGCAGCAGCTCCGGGAGCGCTGTCTGAAGGCATGgcccctggaggaggaggaggaggagagcggagCCGGAGGTGGGGCCGGGGCTGGGCGGGTGGCTCTTCTGGTTCTCGAGGAGTCCTGTATCCATGAGCTGTCAGACATTAATGAGCTCCCTGAGAGGGAGCGCTCTGACAAGGACAGCACCAGCGCCTACAACACAGGAGGGGAGAGCTGCAGGACTACCCCTCTGGTCACCGAACagtacccctccctctctgcacATGGCCGCAGCAGCCTGGAGGGGGGAGACTCAGCCTCTTTGCAGTGTCGGACCCCCAGCCGGCACAGggagaggggaggcaggagggaggagagggggcaggCTAACCTGAACCGGCCCTACTCCCCTAGCTCACACAGAAGGGGAGCGGAAGCCAAGACCTCCAGCCCGGGATGCGCCAAGTTCAGATCCCTATCCCGCGACGGGGCGGCCAGGAGGGGGTCGGACGGAGGTGCGGGACGCCCCAAAACCAacgggacagtagaggggaggggaagaggacaTAGTGCTGAGAACAGCCCTTATCTGTCCCGCCGCCACTCTGGACCCAGAATCCCCCAGCGCTACCAGAGCTGCATGCAGCTGAGGTCCCCCTGTACCTCCGAGGGCCTGGAGCGACCCAGGGAGGGCAGCGACAGTCCCATGAGTCTGGGGAGCACATGCAAGAACATGCCCTCCTTACCaatcctccctcccctcccgctGCCAGCCTCACCACGTATGGAGTGGAAGGTCAAAGTACGAAGCGACGGCTCCCGCTATGTTGCCAAGCGTCCCGTTAGGGACCGCCTCCTGAAGGCCCGGGCCATGAAGATCCGGGAAGAGCGCAGTGGCATGACCACGGACGACGATGCCGTCAGCGAGATGAAGATGGGCCGCTATTGGTCGAAAGAGGAAAGGAAGCAGCAGTTGCTGAGGGCCAGGGAGCAGCGCAGACGCAGGGAGTTTATGATGCAGAGCCGGCTGGACTTCCTGAGGGAGTCGCATGGCGGTGGACAACACGGGGCTACACAGGGACAGGAGCCCACTACCATCCTGGAGCTGAGCCACAGGAGGAGCCAGAAGAAACGGAGCCGTAGAATCCTGGATAACTGGATCACCATCCAGGAACTACTGGCTCACGGGACCAGGTCACCTGACGGGAAGAAGGTCTACAACCCTCTGCTGTCAGTCACCACTGTTTAA